Proteins encoded in a region of the Thermotoga sp. genome:
- a CDS encoding cation:proton antiporter subunit C, with protein sequence MLERLSLMVVLAGLLGVLVNRDLIKKIISLDIMGTGVVSFFVIVSRRQGKDVPIPFHQGAADPVPQALIITSIVIGFATVALLVTIASVISAKYSSVSSDKLDKDRGGEKE encoded by the coding sequence ATGCTTGAGCGACTCTCTCTGATGGTGGTCCTGGCCGGTCTCCTGGGAGTTCTGGTGAACAGAGATCTCATTAAGAAAATCATCTCGCTCGACATCATGGGAACCGGGGTTGTCAGTTTCTTTGTTATTGTATCGAGAAGACAGGGCAAAGACGTTCCAATCCCGTTTCATCAGGGTGCAGCTGATCCTGTTCCCCAGGCCCTGATTATCACCTCGATAGTGATCGGCTTTGCAACTGTTGCCCTTCTCGTCACGATAGCGAGCGTGATCTCTGCGAAGTACTCCTCTGTCTCTTCCGACAAACTCGATAAGGATCGAGGAGGAGAAAAAGAGTGA